In Phreatobacter cathodiphilus, the genomic window CGCATCGTCCAGTTCATCCGGACCAAGGGCAACGGCGACGTCTCGCTCGGCGACGTGGTCGCGCTGGCCGAGGTGACGGTCGAGTCGCTGTCGAGCTTCTTCCGCTCCATCGACATGGCGGTCTACCGCGAACTCTCGGACATCGCCTCCTTCATCACCAACATGAAGGTGGAGGTCGGTCGCCTGCAGCCCAACGACCTCAAGCACAGCCGCATTCCCGCCGCCGGCATGGAGCTGGACGCCATCGTCAAGGCCACCGAGAAGGCGACCGACACGATCATGGGCGCCGCCGAGGAGCTGATGGCGGCCGACGCCTCCGATCCCGTCGCCTACAAGGCCATGGTCGACGAGCGCATGATGCTCATCTTCGAGGCCTGCTCCTTCCAGGACATCACCGGCCAGCGCGTTGCCAAGGTCATCGACACGCTGAAGCACATCGAAGCCCGCGTCACCCGCTTCGCGGATGCGATCAGCGCCGCGGACGCGGACGGCTACCTGTCGGAAGACGAGCGCCGCCGCGAGGAGCGCAAGCTGAAGAACATCCTGCACGGTCCCCAGCTCGACGGCGAGGGGGTCGACCAGAGCGACGTCGACGCGCTTTTCGCCAAGCCCGCCAAGAAGGGCGCCAAGAGCGAGGCCTGAAAGAGCGAGGCCTGAAAGAGCGAGGCCTGAGGCCGACTGCCCGGCGTCCTTACCAGACGAGCTTGCGCATGACGTGACGGGGCTGGTGCCCCGTTTCCGCGATCAGCGCGGCCAGTCCCTCGGCCTTCACACCCGCCTCGTCCAGCAACACCTCGGCATGGATGCCTTCCGCGAGGAACAGGCAGTCGAAGCCCATCCGCGCTGCGCCGGCGACGTCGGTGCGCATGGCGTCGCCAATGGCGAGAACACGGTTGTTTGGCGGGCGATGCCCCAGAATGCGCTCCGCATAGCGCCAGCATGCTTCGTAGGCCGGCTCGTAGGGCTTGCCGGCATAGAGCACCTTGCCACCCATGGACTGGTAGCGGTCGCCGATGGCGCCGGCGCAGAAGATGAGGTCGTGGCCGACCTCCACCACCTTGTCGGGATTGCCGCACAGGAAGAACAGGTCGCGCGCCTTCATGCGCTCGAGCCGCTCCTGGTAGTCGTCCGGCGTCTCCGTGCGATCGTCGACGAGGCCGGTGCAGACCACGTAGTCGGCCTCCTCGATGTCGACCAGGCGGGTGTCGATGCCCTCGAAGACGACGAGGTCGCGCTGCGGCCCGACATGGTGCACCGGAGCCCCCGGCCGGGTTCGCATATAGTCGCGCGAGACGTCGCCCGACGTGACGATGGCGTCGTAGGCGGCGCGCGGCACGCCCAGCCTGTCGAGCTGGCCGACCACCACGGGGGCCTGCCGCGGGGCGTTGGTGATGAGGATCACCGGCACGCCGCTCCGCCTGATCGCCACCAGGGCCTCGCAGGCGGCCGGATGGGCCTTCATGCCGTTGTGCAGCACGCCCCAGACGTCGGAGAAAACGAGGTCGTAATCCCCGGCGATGGCGGAGAGGCCGTCGATCACGGCGGCAGTCGACAGGGGCGGGGCGGCGATGGTGTCGGTCATGGCTGCGGGTTAAGGGGCGGCGGCCCGGGGGTCAAGCGCGCCGCCGACGGTCGCGGCGCGCCTCACGCGAGGGTGGTGGCGCGCAGGAAGGGCAGCAGGGCCGCGAGGCAGCCCGCCGGGTTCTCCTCGGGGATGAAGTGCCCTGAATCCACCGCCTCGCCGCTGGCTTTCGGCGCGAAGACCTTCCAGGCCTCCAGCGGGCTCGCCCCCGCCGAGGGGATGCCGGCATCGCCCCAGACGACGTGGACGGGCTCGCCGATGGTGCGGCCGGCCGCCTTGTCGGTCGTGTCGGCGACGAGGTCGACGGTGGCGCCGGCGCGATAGTCCTCGCAGCATGCGTGGATCCGCGAGGGATCGTTGAAGAAGTCGCGATAGTGCTGCAGCGCCCGGTTGTCGTAGGAGTCCAGCGTCCCGCTCTTGGTCCAGAGCGACAGCTTCTCCTCGAGATAGGCCGTCGGGTTGCGGCCGATCTCCGCCTCCGGCGCGCCGTCCGGTCCCGACAGGAAGATCCAGTGCTCGGTCTTCGGCGAGGGTGCGGCGCGAATGCGCTCCCACATGACGAGGGTCGGTACGATGTCGAGGAGCGCCAGGCGCTCCAGCCGCCCGGGATGGTCCAGCGCCAGGCGATAGGTGACGCGGGCGCCCCGGTCGTGGCCGCAGGCCATGAAGCGTGCATGGCCGAGGGCCGACATGACCTCGATCATCACCTTCGCCATGTCGGACTTGGCATAAGGGAAATGGTCGGTGCCGCCGCGCGGCGCCGTCGACCAGCCATAGCCCGGCAGGTCCGGCAGGACGAGGGTGAAGTGCTTCGCCAGTTCCGGGGCGACCTTGTGCCATTCCACATGGGTCTGCGGGAAGCCGTGAACCAGCAGCAGCGGCGGGCCGGATCCGCCGGAGCGCGCGAAGATCTGGCCGACGGAGGTGTCGATCCAGTGCGATTCGAATCCGGGGAAGAGATCGTAGGTGGCCATGGTGTTCTGTTCTCCTGGGC contains:
- a CDS encoding TIGR01459 family HAD-type hydrolase; this encodes MTDTIAAPPLSTAAVIDGLSAIAGDYDLVFSDVWGVLHNGMKAHPAACEALVAIRRSGVPVILITNAPRQAPVVVGQLDRLGVPRAAYDAIVTSGDVSRDYMRTRPGAPVHHVGPQRDLVVFEGIDTRLVDIEEADYVVCTGLVDDRTETPDDYQERLERMKARDLFFLCGNPDKVVEVGHDLIFCAGAIGDRYQSMGGKVLYAGKPYEPAYEACWRYAERILGHRPPNNRVLAIGDAMRTDVAGAARMGFDCLFLAEGIHAEVLLDEAGVKAEGLAALIAETGHQPRHVMRKLVW
- a CDS encoding protein phosphatase CheZ, whose product is MKKVSTEHLDRIVQFIRTKGNGDVSLGDVVALAEVTVESLSSFFRSIDMAVYRELSDIASFITNMKVEVGRLQPNDLKHSRIPAAGMELDAIVKATEKATDTIMGAAEELMAADASDPVAYKAMVDERMMLIFEACSFQDITGQRVAKVIDTLKHIEARVTRFADAISAADADGYLSEDERRREERKLKNILHGPQLDGEGVDQSDVDALFAKPAKKGAKSEA
- a CDS encoding alpha/beta fold hydrolase produces the protein MATYDLFPGFESHWIDTSVGQIFARSGGSGPPLLLVHGFPQTHVEWHKVAPELAKHFTLVLPDLPGYGWSTAPRGGTDHFPYAKSDMAKVMIEVMSALGHARFMACGHDRGARVTYRLALDHPGRLERLALLDIVPTLVMWERIRAAPSPKTEHWIFLSGPDGAPEAEIGRNPTAYLEEKLSLWTKSGTLDSYDNRALQHYRDFFNDPSRIHACCEDYRAGATVDLVADTTDKAAGRTIGEPVHVVWGDAGIPSAGASPLEAWKVFAPKASGEAVDSGHFIPEENPAGCLAALLPFLRATTLA